Proteins found in one bacterium genomic segment:
- a CDS encoding Gfo/Idh/MocA family oxidoreductase: MKTRYAICGLSLRGVYHFLLPILGKNHPGGPNFNKNSELVAILDIDRKRVKEFCRKAGVDVPFYLPKGFQAMIRDQKPDVILVVSQDYSHCEYTVKGLLAGCDVIVEKPMVINQEQMRKVIAAERKSGKRIRVAFNMRYTPTHQKLKRMIQSGILGKITNVEFTYNLDTFHGASYFYRWNRSRAKSGGLCIHKCTHHFDFINWVLDDDPVEVYAYGALNYYGPKGALRPMKNGKPLPSTEEKRNCPYFKKHYAGKIDPENNPSTGWDLYELSADVQYPPNKKRYIYDKEVDVEDTYSALVKYRRGASMSYSCNFSTPWEGYLLGINGTKGRIEIAHHSHPDPTGNTKSADEKNEIVFYPLFGGKQVVEIPAVDGAHGGADLQIQRDLFGKPSRASKELALVAGSRAGGYAVAIGEAVWRSAKSGKPIRIPRLK; this comes from the coding sequence ATGAAAACACGATATGCAATTTGTGGGCTAAGTCTTAGAGGGGTCTATCATTTCCTGCTGCCAATTTTGGGAAAGAATCACCCGGGAGGTCCGAATTTCAATAAAAATTCGGAACTGGTTGCAATCCTCGATATCGACAGGAAACGTGTGAAGGAGTTTTGCCGGAAAGCGGGGGTGGATGTTCCGTTTTATCTGCCTAAAGGTTTTCAGGCGATGATCAGGGATCAGAAGCCGGATGTGATTTTGGTGGTGAGCCAGGATTACTCGCACTGTGAATATACGGTCAAAGGGCTGTTGGCTGGCTGCGATGTGATTGTAGAGAAGCCGATGGTAATTAATCAGGAGCAGATGCGGAAAGTGATCGCTGCCGAGAGAAAAAGCGGGAAACGTATTCGAGTGGCGTTCAATATGAGGTACACGCCGACACATCAGAAACTGAAAAGGATGATCCAATCCGGGATACTCGGCAAAATCACCAATGTGGAGTTCACCTATAACCTCGATACATTCCATGGGGCGAGCTATTTTTACCGCTGGAACCGGTCCCGGGCAAAATCGGGTGGACTCTGCATCCACAAGTGTACCCACCATTTTGACTTTATTAACTGGGTGCTTGATGATGATCCTGTTGAGGTCTATGCATATGGCGCACTCAACTATTACGGACCCAAGGGTGCTTTGCGTCCGATGAAAAATGGAAAGCCACTTCCCTCCACAGAGGAGAAGCGTAACTGCCCCTATTTCAAGAAACATTATGCGGGGAAAATAGATCCCGAAAACAATCCCAGTACCGGGTGGGACTTGTATGAACTGTCAGCTGATGTGCAGTATCCACCGAATAAAAAAAGGTACATCTATGACAAGGAGGTCGATGTTGAGGATACGTATTCGGCGTTGGTCAAATACCGGCGCGGTGCCTCGATGTCCTATTCCTGCAATTTCTCGACCCCTTGGGAGGGATATCTTCTCGGTATTAACGGGACAAAAGGACGGATAGAGATTGCGCATCACAGCCATCCCGATCCAACCGGCAATACAAAGTCAGCAGATGAGAAAAATGAGATTGTTTTTTATCCGCTTTTTGGCGGCAAGCAGGTGGTCGAGATTCCTGCGGTGGACGGGGCCCATGGTGGTGCAGATTTGCAGATTCAGCGGGATCTTTTCGGGAAGCCTTCGCGGGCTTCGAAGGAGCTCGCCCTTGTCGCGGGAAGCCGGGCTGGCGGATATGCCGTTGCCATAGGCGAGGCCGTATGGCGATCAGCAAAGAGCGGGAAGCCGATTCGTATTCCGAGGCTTAAGTAA
- a CDS encoding uroporphyrinogen decarboxylase family protein — MNSRERVNKTINFQEPDRVPIDLAGTTGASGIHLLAYDKLQRYLGLNEKHVKCDDLMQQLAVLSPAVRQRLHVDTFPIDLSCVSKNWHSCSLYDGIDVRTPIQPDLQRLGDGSWLLKDKAGHEYLKPPHSYYFDARDGQSWYSFGIPLTDELLQDLSDYAHRLYTTTDLALSAKFGGGFFGNTPEFLMDLATEPERMDDQNAAACDALIERYKRLHQAIGRYSFCVIFADDFGTQNAPMISPDMFRERMMPHYRKFSQWLHANTNWKLFLHCCGAVEPLIESFIEMGVDILNPIQTSASGMDPVLLKQKYGGRIVFWGGGCDTQRVLGFRSPDEVREHVKERIRIFAPGGGFVFNQVHAIQATIDPESICAMFDTAHDFGQYTDIT, encoded by the coding sequence ATGAATAGCCGGGAACGTGTTAATAAAACGATCAACTTTCAGGAACCCGACAGGGTGCCGATCGATCTCGCGGGCACAACTGGAGCATCAGGGATCCATCTGCTTGCCTATGATAAACTGCAACGTTACCTCGGGCTGAATGAAAAGCATGTAAAATGTGACGACCTGATGCAACAGCTGGCAGTTCTCTCGCCAGCCGTGCGGCAACGCCTTCATGTGGATACATTTCCCATCGATCTTAGTTGCGTGTCAAAAAACTGGCATTCATGTTCACTGTATGATGGCATTGATGTTCGAACACCCATCCAACCAGATCTGCAACGGCTCGGAGATGGCAGTTGGTTACTTAAAGATAAAGCAGGACATGAATACCTCAAACCACCTCACTCCTATTATTTCGACGCTCGTGACGGGCAGAGCTGGTACTCATTCGGTATTCCTCTGACAGACGAACTCCTGCAGGATTTGTCAGATTATGCCCATCGACTTTATACCACTACTGATTTAGCCCTCTCGGCCAAATTCGGCGGCGGATTCTTCGGCAATACCCCGGAATTCCTGATGGATCTGGCCACTGAACCGGAACGAATGGATGACCAGAATGCGGCCGCTTGCGACGCCCTGATCGAGCGTTATAAACGGCTCCACCAAGCGATTGGGAGGTACTCTTTCTGCGTCATTTTTGCGGATGACTTTGGCACCCAGAACGCACCGATGATCAGTCCTGATATGTTTCGCGAACGCATGATGCCGCACTACCGTAAATTTTCACAATGGTTGCACGCGAATACCAACTGGAAGCTTTTTCTTCACTGCTGCGGAGCGGTTGAACCCCTGATCGAGTCTTTCATTGAAATGGGCGTGGACATACTGAATCCCATCCAGACATCGGCCAGTGGCATGGATCCCGTATTACTGAAGCAAAAATACGGAGGGCGCATTGTGTTCTGGGGCGGCGGGTGCGACACCCAGCGCGTACTCGGGTTCCGCTCGCCGGATGAAGTGCGTGAGCATGTGAAGGAACGGATCCGCATCTTCGCACCCGGGGGCGGGTTCGTCTTCAACCAAGTCCATGCCATCCAGGCCACCATTGACCCCGAAAGTATTTGCGCGATGTTTGACACCGCTCATGACTTCGGTCAATACACAGACATTACTTAA